From a region of the Fibrobacter sp. genome:
- a CDS encoding glycosyltransferase family 2 protein, whose amino-acid sequence MSEEFLFYVQIVFWVSLLLVLHCYLLFTVTLPFVSELFKRRREVNKDFEELPTVSILISAYNEEAVIERKIHNILEIDYPKDKLEVLIGDDGSADRTAEIVARYADQGITLVKAPKNAGKAAMLNRLNGIAKNEILLLCDANTMFFPNVVRKLVQPFVDEKMGCVCGHLILSDKSGSVLGRGESSYWDLESEIKKFEGALDRLVGGNGALYAIRRKLYTELPVKKSVMDDFFIATKVLQKGYHCTFVDSAIGTEQTSKESSGEFRRKVRIGRANFNFLFSYLPLLNPLRPLTAYLFFSHKILRWFSPHILILLYVASALLLTSGLVYQVFFGLMTLGLLVALTRVVPSAYYFLLMNYAMLKGFFLAFTPEKSGGWAREARGDDEA is encoded by the coding sequence ATGAGTGAAGAATTCCTCTTTTATGTTCAGATCGTGTTTTGGGTTTCCCTGCTGTTGGTACTTCACTGTTACCTGCTGTTCACGGTGACGCTTCCCTTTGTCAGTGAATTGTTCAAACGCCGCAGGGAGGTGAACAAGGATTTTGAAGAACTGCCTACGGTTTCAATCCTGATTTCCGCTTATAACGAAGAAGCGGTTATTGAACGTAAGATTCACAACATCCTTGAAATCGACTATCCCAAGGATAAACTGGAAGTGCTGATTGGCGACGATGGTTCTGCTGACCGTACGGCGGAAATTGTGGCGCGCTATGCAGACCAGGGCATCACCTTGGTGAAGGCTCCCAAGAACGCGGGCAAGGCTGCCATGCTGAATCGCCTGAATGGTATCGCCAAGAATGAAATTCTTTTGCTGTGCGACGCCAACACCATGTTCTTCCCCAACGTTGTTCGCAAGCTGGTGCAGCCCTTTGTTGACGAAAAGATGGGTTGCGTCTGTGGCCACTTGATTCTTTCTGACAAGAGTGGAAGTGTCCTTGGTCGTGGAGAAAGTTCCTACTGGGATCTTGAATCTGAAATCAAGAAGTTCGAGGGTGCCCTGGATCGCCTTGTGGGTGGCAATGGTGCTCTCTATGCGATTCGTCGCAAGCTTTATACGGAGCTTCCGGTCAAGAAAAGCGTCATGGATGACTTCTTCATTGCAACGAAGGTTCTGCAGAAGGGCTATCACTGCACCTTTGTTGATAGTGCCATCGGAACGGAACAGACATCCAAGGAATCTAGCGGTGAGTTCCGTCGCAAGGTCCGCATTGGTCGAGCAAATTTCAACTTCCTGTTCTCCTATCTGCCGTTATTGAACCCTCTTCGTCCCTTGACCGCCTACTTGTTTTTTTCCCACAAGATTTTGCGTTGGTTCTCTCCTCATATTTTGATCTTGCTTTATGTTGCCAGTGCTCTTCTTTTGACCTCCGGTTTGGTGTACCAGGTTTTCTTTGGACTGATGACGCTAGGACTGCTGGTTGCCTTGACTAGAGTTGTTCCCAGCGCCTACTACTTCCTGTTGATGAATTATGCCATGCTGAAGGGTTTCTTCCTGGCCTTTACTCCCGAAAAGAGTGGCGGTTGGGCTCGAGAGGCTCGTGGTGATGATGAGGCCTAG
- a CDS encoding glycoside hydrolase family 5 protein, whose protein sequence is MIKERLRGVNLGGWFSQVDCIQEKDPVGFPGIIAHIKTFLDASDFKRIREAGFNHVRLPVDYFNVFDGKELKPNEEVFALLDKALKEIQAADLDVILDLHKCPGHDFHLGCSEEQAFFTSAEARKDTNKVWAYMAERYSGESRVMMELLNEPSCSDSKIWDKVKDEIFWTIRKHAPKNTIVVGSNKWNSAREFESLTPMDDDNAIYSFHTYTPVTFTHQGAAWINDPFFKIERPWPGDYAAPEAGATTRLDVEFGKWDKARLQASIQNALDFRAKYDLPVACNEFGVYVQVPRQYQMAWMRDFMEILRDADVGYSYWNYKNLDFGIVSKGESLHNSLAQYNNADRLDSELMNLLAKG, encoded by the coding sequence ATGATTAAAGAAAGACTACGCGGAGTGAATTTGGGTGGCTGGTTCAGTCAGGTAGACTGCATCCAGGAAAAAGATCCCGTAGGTTTCCCCGGGATCATCGCTCACATCAAGACCTTCCTTGACGCAAGCGATTTCAAGCGCATCCGCGAGGCTGGGTTCAACCACGTTCGCCTGCCGGTGGACTACTTCAACGTGTTCGACGGCAAGGAACTTAAACCTAACGAAGAAGTCTTCGCTCTCCTGGACAAGGCATTGAAGGAAATCCAGGCTGCAGACCTGGATGTGATTCTGGACTTGCACAAATGCCCGGGCCACGACTTCCATCTGGGATGCTCCGAGGAACAGGCTTTCTTTACCAGCGCCGAAGCCCGCAAGGACACCAACAAGGTGTGGGCCTACATGGCCGAACGCTACAGTGGCGAATCCCGCGTGATGATGGAACTGTTGAACGAACCCTCCTGCAGCGACTCCAAGATTTGGGACAAAGTAAAAGACGAAATTTTCTGGACTATCCGCAAGCACGCACCCAAGAACACCATCGTGGTGGGTAGCAACAAGTGGAACAGTGCCCGTGAGTTCGAGTCCCTTACTCCGATGGATGACGATAACGCCATCTACAGTTTCCATACTTACACTCCGGTGACCTTCACTCATCAGGGTGCCGCATGGATTAACGATCCCTTCTTCAAGATCGAACGCCCCTGGCCCGGCGACTACGCCGCCCCCGAAGCTGGTGCCACTACCCGTCTCGATGTGGAATTCGGCAAGTGGGACAAGGCCCGCCTCCAGGCAAGCATCCAGAACGCTCTGGATTTCCGCGCCAAGTACGACCTGCCCGTTGCATGTAACGAATTCGGCGTGTACGTTCAGGTGCCCCGTCAATACCAGATGGCATGGATGCGCGACTTCATGGAAATCCTCCGTGACGCAGACGTTGGCTACAGCTACTGGAACTACAAGAACCTGGACTTCGGTATCGTCTCCAAGGGCGAATCCCTCCATAACTCTCTTGCCCAGTACAACAACGCCGACCGTCTGGACAGCGAACTGATGAACCTGCTGGCCAAGGGCTAA